A genomic segment from Cyanobium sp. NIES-981 encodes:
- a CDS encoding AsnC family protein, with product MPLSVPDEPPPAAAYRLPALLQDIRLLDLLELSGTTTEAARHVGLSQPTVSRRYRALAADFAFVPQRRRRVGCCYGTSTAMRLLRLGCRAHRLEAGVARFGADLFLQPLLAGCAELLPAPPRFRAADTWLELVRQGVLDGALVSGLELPAAAELDGHGVDRRELELLPLGALPLSLATAAPAGNHAKPPPVLVPHRGVARGLQRALQERGLRLITAGNTSHSPEQWRRQLEASALAMPLPALEPPGWWQTLQRLPLPHPLSLPVLLVLPAGWRGQGVLAELARLVAEQAGLVRNGAQGHAPGASES from the coding sequence GTGCCCCTCTCCGTTCCCGACGAGCCCCCGCCCGCCGCCGCCTACCGCCTGCCGGCCCTGCTGCAGGACATCCGCCTGCTGGATCTGCTGGAGCTGAGCGGCACCACCACCGAGGCCGCCCGCCACGTGGGGCTGAGCCAGCCCACCGTGAGCCGCCGCTACCGCGCCCTGGCGGCGGACTTCGCCTTCGTGCCCCAGCGCCGCCGCCGCGTGGGCTGCTGCTACGGCACCTCCACGGCGATGCGGCTGCTGCGGCTGGGCTGCCGCGCCCACCGCCTGGAGGCCGGCGTGGCCCGCTTTGGGGCGGATCTGTTCCTGCAGCCGCTGCTGGCGGGCTGCGCCGAGCTGCTGCCCGCCCCGCCCCGCTTCCGCGCCGCCGACACCTGGCTGGAGCTGGTGCGCCAGGGGGTGCTGGATGGGGCCCTGGTCTCCGGCCTGGAGCTGCCGGCCGCGGCGGAGCTCGACGGCCATGGGGTCGACCGCCGCGAGCTGGAGCTGCTGCCCCTGGGCGCGCTGCCGCTCAGCCTGGCCACCGCCGCGCCGGCCGGCAACCACGCCAAGCCGCCGCCGGTGCTGGTGCCCCACCGGGGGGTGGCGCGGGGCCTGCAGCGCGCCCTGCAGGAGCGGGGCCTGCGCCTGATCACCGCCGGCAACACCAGCCACAGCCCGGAGCAGTGGCGCCGCCAGCTGGAGGCCTCAGCCCTGGCCATGCCCCTGCCCGCCCTGGAACCCCCCGGCTGGTGGCAGACCCTGCAGCGGCTGCCGCTGCCCCATCCGCTCAGCCTGCCGGTGCTGCTGGTGCTGCCGGCGGGGTGGCGGGGGCAGGGGGTGCTGGCGGAGCTGGCGAGGCTGGTGGCGGAGCAGGCGGGGTTGGTGCGCAACGGTGCCCAGGGCCATGCGCCTGGTGCATCGGAGTCGTGA
- a CDS encoding DEAD/DEAH box helicase, translating to MPESVLAPGARIECRSAEWLVRSLGRSSDGQQVVDVVGVSPFLREKEARFLVEVEKAAGSFKVLQPEDTALVSDPSPRYRDSLLFLEAHLRRTVPTDGALVVGHRAAMDALPYQLEPAAKALAMPRQRLLIADAVGLGKTLECGILCSELIRRGRGKRLLVVTTKSMLVQFQKEFWTRFSIPLVRLDSVGIQRIREQIPTNQNPFHYYDKAIVSVDTLKNDRDYRFYLDNAGWDIIVIDECQNVAERARGAQKSQRARLAERLATRSETLILLSATPHDGKPESFASLMNMLDPTAIADPSHYTKDDIKDLYVRRFRKDVIADLRSSVKERESADVECPASGREERVFALLKDLKLPDSDAKAKAGQLFKTTLIKSLLSSPMAALETVRNRLKRLAVAPTPAPADAAILQELEPLLAAIGPADFSKYQRLLQLIRADWGWSGQDPRDRIVLFTGRRETQRFLLQHLAADLGLPEGAVVGLDGAMPDVEQTKVVEQFAQENKAVRILVATEVASEGLNLHYLSHRLVHVDIPWSLMTLQQRNGLIDRYGQSQQPQIRYLLSCSRSEGMGDAEKVLRLLKRKDEQAQQNIGDPAVFLGVYDAASEEEEISRAWESGMVDVLEQRMEANARPYLEQGRGDNLFEELFGSGSSVHGDAAAPPPPQVQQRAPFSLFPSLWSYVESALEAVAEQMERRGEKLDLQADQEHQRLEITPPSDLQRRYGRYPHELQPPPGQRLVLSTEVAALQRALEQSRRQDATRPELEYLWDLHPVVDWLADRGQIAYPRHCAPVLQLSDGLDPGEVLMVFQGTIPNQKGMPVVQEWVAVRFAGSGLNVVAVEPFAAVAERLQLGRKAYANPKAAIPIHLAKQLPFAVQRANAYLRDCGDSWTARMQPELQAQRERLKRLRGRQEEQLQLSFAADQRPQQIKEKQRLAQQKAIDVRFDDHERFVNDVMTIEPAPYLKVVAVLHRNSS from the coding sequence ATGCCCGAATCCGTTCTCGCCCCCGGGGCCCGCATCGAGTGCCGCAGCGCCGAATGGCTGGTGCGCAGCCTGGGCCGCAGCTCCGACGGCCAGCAGGTGGTGGATGTGGTGGGCGTGTCGCCGTTCCTGCGGGAGAAGGAGGCCCGCTTCCTGGTGGAGGTGGAGAAGGCCGCTGGCAGCTTCAAGGTGCTGCAGCCGGAAGACACGGCCCTGGTGAGCGACCCGTCGCCCCGCTACCGCGACAGCCTGCTGTTCCTGGAGGCCCATCTGCGCCGGACGGTGCCCACCGATGGCGCCCTGGTGGTGGGGCATCGGGCGGCCATGGATGCCTTGCCCTACCAGCTCGAACCGGCGGCCAAGGCGCTGGCGATGCCGCGCCAGCGGCTGCTGATCGCCGATGCGGTGGGTCTGGGGAAAACGCTGGAGTGCGGCATTCTCTGCAGCGAGCTGATCCGGCGCGGGCGGGGGAAGCGCCTGCTGGTGGTCACCACCAAGAGCATGCTGGTGCAGTTTCAGAAGGAGTTCTGGACCCGTTTTTCGATCCCGCTGGTGCGGCTGGATTCGGTGGGCATCCAGCGGATCCGCGAGCAGATCCCTACCAATCAGAACCCTTTTCATTACTACGACAAGGCGATCGTGTCGGTGGATACGCTCAAGAACGACCGCGATTACCGCTTCTATCTCGATAACGCCGGCTGGGACATCATCGTGATTGATGAGTGCCAGAACGTGGCAGAGCGGGCCCGCGGCGCTCAGAAAAGCCAGAGGGCGCGGCTGGCCGAACGCCTGGCCACCCGGTCGGAAACCTTGATCCTGCTGTCGGCGACGCCGCACGACGGCAAGCCGGAGAGCTTCGCGAGCCTGATGAACATGCTCGATCCCACGGCCATCGCCGATCCGAGCCACTACACCAAAGACGACATCAAGGACCTCTACGTGCGGCGCTTCCGCAAGGACGTGATTGCCGACCTGCGCAGCAGCGTGAAGGAACGGGAGAGCGCCGATGTGGAGTGCCCGGCCAGCGGGAGGGAGGAGCGGGTGTTCGCCCTGCTCAAAGACCTCAAGCTCCCCGACAGCGACGCCAAGGCCAAGGCGGGCCAGCTGTTCAAGACCACCCTGATCAAGAGCCTGCTCTCCAGCCCGATGGCGGCGCTGGAAACCGTGCGCAACCGGCTCAAGCGGCTGGCGGTGGCTCCCACACCGGCCCCCGCCGACGCAGCGATTCTGCAGGAGCTCGAACCCCTGCTGGCCGCCATCGGCCCGGCCGACTTCTCCAAATACCAGCGCCTGCTGCAGCTGATCCGTGCCGACTGGGGCTGGAGCGGCCAGGATCCCAGGGACCGGATCGTGCTGTTCACCGGCCGGCGCGAAACCCAGCGCTTCCTGCTGCAGCACCTGGCCGCGGATCTGGGCCTGCCCGAGGGCGCGGTGGTGGGGCTTGATGGCGCCATGCCGGATGTGGAGCAGACCAAGGTGGTGGAGCAGTTCGCCCAGGAGAACAAGGCGGTGCGGATCCTGGTGGCTACGGAGGTGGCCTCCGAAGGCCTGAACCTCCACTACCTCAGCCACCGGCTGGTGCATGTGGATATCCCCTGGTCGCTGATGACGCTGCAGCAGCGCAACGGGCTCATCGATCGCTACGGCCAGAGCCAGCAGCCCCAGATCCGCTACCTGCTGAGCTGCTCCCGCAGCGAGGGGATGGGCGATGCCGAGAAGGTGCTGCGGCTGCTGAAGCGCAAGGACGAACAGGCCCAGCAGAACATCGGCGATCCGGCCGTGTTCCTGGGTGTCTATGACGCAGCCAGCGAGGAAGAGGAGATCAGCCGGGCATGGGAGAGCGGCATGGTGGACGTGCTGGAGCAGCGGATGGAGGCCAACGCCAGGCCCTATCTGGAGCAGGGCAGGGGCGACAACCTGTTCGAGGAGCTGTTCGGCAGCGGCTCATCCGTTCACGGTGACGCCGCTGCCCCACCGCCGCCGCAGGTGCAGCAACGTGCACCTTTCAGCCTCTTCCCCAGCCTCTGGAGCTACGTGGAGTCGGCCCTGGAGGCGGTGGCCGAGCAGATGGAGCGCCGCGGCGAGAAGCTCGATCTGCAAGCGGATCAGGAGCACCAGCGGCTGGAGATCACGCCGCCGAGCGACCTGCAACGCCGCTACGGCCGCTACCCCCATGAACTGCAGCCGCCCCCCGGCCAACGCCTGGTCCTCTCCACCGAGGTGGCGGCCCTGCAGCGGGCTCTCGAGCAGAGCCGCCGGCAGGACGCCACCCGGCCCGAGCTGGAATACCTGTGGGATCTGCACCCGGTGGTGGACTGGCTGGCGGACCGGGGCCAGATCGCCTATCCACGCCACTGCGCACCGGTGCTCCAGCTCAGCGATGGCCTGGACCCTGGAGAGGTGCTGATGGTGTTTCAGGGCACGATCCCCAACCAGAAAGGAATGCCGGTGGTGCAGGAGTGGGTGGCGGTGCGCTTCGCAGGATCGGGGCTGAATGTGGTGGCCGTGGAGCCGTTCGCGGCGGTGGCCGAACGGTTGCAGCTGGGTCGCAAGGCCTACGCCAACCCCAAGGCGGCCATCCCGATTCACTTGGCCAAGCAGCTTCCGTTTGCGGTGCAGCGGGCCAATGCATACCTGCGCGATTGCGGGGACAGCTGGACCGCCCGCATGCAACCGGAGCTGCAGGCCCAGCGCGAGCGTCTGAAGCGATTGCGAGGCCGCCAGGAGGAGCAGCTGCAGCTGAGCTTCGCGGCGGATCAGCGACCGCAGCAGATCAAGGAGAAGCAGCGCCTGGCCCAGCAGAAGGCGATCGACGTGCGTTTCGACGATCACGAACGCTTTGTGAATGATGTGATGACCATTGAACCCGCCCCTTATCTGAAGGTGGTGGCCGTGCTGCACCGCAACAGCAGTTGA
- a CDS encoding DUF433 domain-containing protein, giving the protein MSSPTPLITCTPGVRSGKACVAGTRISVSDVLEYLASGMSQEEILADFPDLQAEHIQAVLRYAAEREKRLSELTVA; this is encoded by the coding sequence ATGAGCTCCCCCACTCCCCTGATCACCTGCACCCCAGGCGTGCGCAGCGGCAAAGCCTGCGTAGCGGGAACGCGCATCAGCGTTTCCGATGTGCTCGAGTACCTCGCCAGCGGCATGAGCCAGGAGGAGATCCTGGCGGACTTTCCCGATCTGCAAGCTGAGCACATCCAAGCCGTGCTGCGTTACGCCGCTGAGCGCGAGAAGCGGCTCAGTGAGCTCACCGTGGCTTGA
- a CDS encoding DUF5615 family PIN-like protein, with translation MTIAVSSRFLLDENLSPRLAPALSEVFPSSVHVRDVQLKGQSDQQIWTFAAENGYTIVTKDDDFRGMSLLRGAPPKVVWLVVGNTSTAEMVRILLAHATAIETFINDPITSLLTLRKP, from the coding sequence TTGACCATCGCGGTGAGCAGCCGTTTCCTGCTGGATGAGAATCTGAGCCCTCGACTGGCCCCTGCGCTCTCTGAGGTGTTTCCAAGCAGCGTGCATGTTCGCGACGTCCAGCTGAAAGGCCAGAGCGATCAGCAGATCTGGACATTCGCTGCCGAGAACGGCTACACCATCGTCACCAAAGACGATGACTTTCGCGGCATGAGCCTCCTGCGAGGTGCTCCACCAAAGGTGGTCTGGCTGGTGGTGGGTAACACCAGTACGGCGGAGATGGTACGGATTCTGTTGGCCCATGCCACAGCGATCGAAACCTTCATCAACGACCCGATCACATCCCTGCTCACGCTTCGCAAACCCTGA
- a CDS encoding ribbon-helix-helix protein, CopG family — protein sequence MVIGVRVDPEVERRLDQLARQLGKSRSACIREAISQYLMRHDDGDEARRQSQQLAAQGHRHWSEQLPDWSDWTA from the coding sequence ATGGTGATCGGTGTGCGCGTCGACCCCGAGGTGGAGCGGCGACTCGACCAGCTGGCGCGCCAACTGGGCAAGAGCCGCAGTGCTTGCATCCGCGAGGCCATCAGCCAGTACCTGATGCGCCACGACGATGGCGACGAGGCCCGCAGGCAATCGCAGCAGCTGGCGGCGCAGGGGCACCGGCATTGGAGTGAGCAGCTGCCCGACTGGAGCGACTGGACGGCATGA
- a CDS encoding type II toxin-antitoxin system PemK/MazF family toxin, whose amino-acid sequence MTRLALRRGTVVTVASPGAYSGRPRPALVVQADRWLQAHPSVTLCPLTSTLIDAPLVRIPVAPTPHNGLRKPSQLMVDKLFTVPIQAVGELVGQLELQPLHELDLALRGWLELH is encoded by the coding sequence ATGACCCGCCTCGCCCTGCGCCGCGGCACCGTGGTCACCGTGGCCAGCCCCGGCGCCTACTCCGGCAGGCCCCGGCCGGCGCTGGTGGTGCAGGCCGACCGCTGGCTGCAGGCCCATCCCAGCGTCACGCTCTGCCCCCTCACCAGCACCCTGATCGATGCCCCGCTGGTGCGGATCCCCGTGGCACCGACGCCGCACAATGGCCTGCGCAAGCCCTCGCAGCTGATGGTGGACAAGCTGTTCACGGTGCCGATCCAGGCCGTGGGCGAGCTGGTGGGCCAACTGGAGCTCCAGCCGCTGCACGAGCTGGATCTGGCGCTGCGCGGCTGGCTGGAGCTGCACTGA
- a CDS encoding beta-glucosidase, translated as MDTTTQPRGPDPTPDPRPDPVEARGKAQLEARVEQLLAQLTPAEKLDLLSGSTPFWSGMADIALHDASHRHPWPAGVVPRLGLAGLQFVDGPRGVVLQGGATTFPVAIARGASWDADLEERIGEAIAREARSFGANWVAAVCVNLLRHPGWGRAQETYGEDPQHVGALGAAMTRGLERHTIACVKHLALNSIDSSRFLVDVEASPRVLHELYLPQFRDCVAAGAGSVMSAYNRVNGIWCGEHAELLTAILKRRWGFQGLVVTDFIFGLRDGVAGLQAGLDLEMPFQMVLHGCVAEALASGAVPLERLDDAVARQLRLQLRLPSGSYPAALRRCDAHRALAREAAQKSFVLLRNEPVAGGQPVLPFGELGSLAVLGRLAQDENLGDRGSSDTRPPAGAVVTPLQGLRAARPDLALHHGDGRNPAAAAGLAARCEAAVVVVGLDSSLEGEHIHPGDIAPILRLIPPPQWLERRLGPRLRRRLWQPVADLLAWLTSHATPSVRGDFAAGDRTDLCLPADQVALIRAVAAANPRTVVVLMGGGAILCEAWRHLVPGLLLLWYPGEQGGHALADVLFGAVSPSGRLPFSLPREGADLPSFEPRAPRVRYDLWHGYRLLQRLGRPAAYPFGFGLSYGRFHLGAPEAVLRRGTEPGLRVELRLQVRNEGARSAAEVVQVYLEPPGELMERPARTLVAFARVPLEAGEERSVALVIPLRQLACFDAARDAFVVEAGRHRLVVARHADDPGQAVALELEETLIPD; from the coding sequence ATGGACACCACCACGCAACCCCGGGGCCCCGACCCCACTCCGGACCCCAGACCGGACCCGGTGGAAGCCCGGGGGAAGGCCCAGTTGGAGGCCCGGGTGGAGCAGCTGCTGGCCCAGCTCACCCCCGCCGAGAAGCTCGATCTGCTGAGCGGCTCCACGCCCTTCTGGTCGGGCATGGCCGACATCGCCCTCCACGACGCCTCCCACCGCCACCCCTGGCCGGCGGGCGTGGTGCCGCGGCTGGGGCTGGCGGGGCTGCAGTTCGTGGATGGTCCGCGCGGGGTGGTGCTCCAGGGCGGCGCCACCACCTTCCCGGTGGCGATCGCCCGCGGTGCCAGCTGGGATGCCGATCTCGAGGAGCGGATCGGCGAGGCGATCGCCCGCGAGGCCCGCTCCTTCGGCGCCAACTGGGTGGCGGCGGTGTGCGTGAACCTGCTGCGCCACCCCGGCTGGGGCCGGGCCCAGGAGACCTACGGCGAAGACCCGCAGCACGTGGGCGCCCTGGGCGCGGCCATGACCCGCGGCCTGGAGCGGCACACCATCGCCTGCGTCAAGCACCTGGCGCTGAACTCGATCGACAGCTCCCGCTTCCTGGTGGATGTGGAGGCCAGCCCCCGGGTGCTGCACGAGCTCTACCTGCCCCAGTTCCGCGACTGCGTGGCCGCCGGCGCCGGTTCGGTGATGAGCGCCTACAACCGGGTGAACGGGATCTGGTGCGGCGAACACGCGGAGCTGCTCACGGCCATCCTCAAGCGCCGCTGGGGCTTCCAGGGGCTGGTGGTGACCGACTTTATCTTCGGTCTGCGCGACGGCGTGGCCGGCCTGCAGGCGGGTCTCGACCTGGAGATGCCGTTCCAGATGGTGCTGCACGGCTGCGTTGCCGAGGCCCTGGCCAGCGGGGCCGTGCCCCTGGAGCGCCTCGACGACGCGGTGGCGCGGCAGCTGCGCCTGCAACTGCGTCTCCCCAGCGGCTCCTATCCCGCCGCCCTGCGCCGCTGCGACGCCCATCGGGCCCTGGCCCGGGAGGCGGCTCAGAAATCCTTCGTGCTGCTGCGCAACGAGCCCGTGGCCGGCGGCCAACCCGTGCTGCCGTTCGGCGAGCTCGGCTCCCTGGCGGTGCTGGGCCGCCTCGCCCAGGACGAAAACCTGGGCGATCGGGGCTCCTCCGACACCCGGCCGCCCGCCGGCGCGGTGGTGACGCCGCTGCAGGGCCTGCGGGCGGCCCGGCCGGATCTGGCACTCCACCATGGCGACGGCCGCAACCCGGCGGCGGCTGCCGGCCTGGCGGCCCGCTGTGAGGCGGCCGTGGTGGTGGTGGGGCTGGACAGCAGCCTGGAGGGGGAGCACATCCACCCGGGCGACATCGCCCCGATCCTGCGGCTGATCCCGCCGCCGCAGTGGCTGGAGCGCCGGCTCGGCCCCCGCCTGCGGCGCCGGCTGTGGCAGCCCGTGGCGGATCTGCTCGCCTGGCTCACCAGCCATGCCACCCCCTCCGTGCGGGGCGACTTCGCTGCCGGCGATCGCACCGACCTGTGCCTGCCCGCCGATCAGGTGGCCCTGATCCGAGCCGTGGCGGCCGCCAATCCGCGCACCGTGGTGGTGCTGATGGGCGGCGGCGCCATCCTCTGCGAGGCCTGGCGGCACCTGGTGCCGGGGCTGCTGCTGCTCTGGTATCCGGGCGAGCAGGGGGGCCATGCCCTGGCGGACGTGCTGTTCGGCGCGGTGTCGCCCTCCGGTCGGTTGCCCTTCAGCCTGCCCCGCGAGGGGGCGGATCTGCCCTCGTTCGAGCCGCGGGCACCCAGGGTGCGCTACGACCTCTGGCACGGCTACCGGCTGCTGCAGCGGCTCGGCCGGCCCGCGGCCTACCCCTTCGGCTTCGGGCTCAGCTACGGCCGCTTCCACCTGGGCGCTCCGGAGGCCGTGCTCCGCAGAGGCACGGAGCCGGGCCTGCGGGTGGAGCTGCGCCTGCAGGTGCGCAACGAGGGGGCCAGGTCCGCGGCCGAGGTGGTGCAGGTGTACCTGGAGCCCCCGGGGGAGCTGATGGAGCGGCCGGCCCGCACCCTGGTGGCCTTCGCGCGGGTGCCGCTGGAGGCGGGGGAGGAGCGCAGCGTGGCGCTGGTGATCCCCCTGCGCCAGCTCGCCTGCTTCGATGCCGCCCGGGATGCCTTCGTGGTGGAAGCCGGCCGCCACCGGCTGGTGGTGGCCCGCCATGCCGACGACCCGGGCCAGGCGGTGGCCCTCGAGCTGGAGGAGACCCTCATCCCCGACTGA
- a CDS encoding glycosyltransferase family 2 protein — protein sequence MGWLGVSLVVRWLLGWGLALRLPQLPAAVQEPEGRQVSLLIPARNEQATLPHLLTALAGQTITPLEVIVVDDHSSDATAAIARQAGAEHTGSLSVRVLQPPPLPEGWCGKTWALHHGVLASRGAVLVFLDADTEPEPGFLARLLERHRELGGLVSVQPYHRTERPYEQLSLLFNLVGLMAVPLGPGCGVAFGPAMACSRADYDRAGGHAAVAGRVVEDWFLAHRFEAVGLPVSAFIGADQIAYRMYPGGLGEMVIGFDKNFATAAGEVRWPWMLAVLLWLSGLFWAAWCLPAALLGWPLVGDRSLLLNGLIYAAFALQLLVLTRRVGRFRWINLVFPIPVLFFLGVFVLAILNLERGRVQWKGRVFSTRSP from the coding sequence ATGGGATGGCTGGGAGTCTCCCTGGTGGTGCGCTGGCTGCTGGGCTGGGGCCTTGCCCTGCGGCTGCCGCAGCTGCCCGCCGCGGTGCAGGAGCCGGAGGGGCGGCAGGTGTCGCTGCTGATCCCGGCCCGCAACGAGCAGGCCACCCTGCCTCACCTGCTCACGGCCCTGGCGGGCCAGACGATCACCCCCCTGGAGGTGATCGTGGTGGACGACCACTCCAGCGATGCCACCGCCGCCATCGCCCGGCAGGCCGGGGCCGAGCACACCGGATCCCTGTCGGTCCGGGTGCTGCAGCCGCCGCCGCTGCCCGAGGGCTGGTGCGGCAAGACCTGGGCCCTCCACCACGGCGTGCTCGCCAGCCGCGGCGCGGTGCTGGTGTTCCTCGATGCCGACACCGAGCCGGAGCCCGGGTTCCTGGCCCGGCTGCTGGAGCGGCACCGCGAACTCGGCGGTCTGGTGTCGGTGCAGCCGTACCACCGCACCGAACGCCCCTACGAGCAGCTCTCGCTGCTGTTCAACCTGGTGGGACTGATGGCGGTGCCGCTCGGGCCCGGCTGCGGCGTGGCCTTCGGGCCGGCGATGGCGTGCAGCCGGGCCGACTACGACCGCGCCGGCGGCCATGCGGCCGTGGCCGGCCGGGTGGTGGAGGACTGGTTCCTGGCCCACCGCTTCGAGGCGGTGGGGCTGCCGGTGAGCGCCTTCATCGGTGCGGACCAGATCGCCTACCGCATGTACCCCGGCGGGCTGGGGGAGATGGTGATCGGCTTCGACAAGAACTTCGCCACCGCCGCCGGCGAGGTGCGCTGGCCCTGGATGCTGGCGGTGCTGCTCTGGCTCTCGGGCCTGTTCTGGGCCGCCTGGTGCCTGCCGGCGGCCCTGCTGGGCTGGCCCCTGGTGGGCGATCGCTCCCTGCTGCTGAACGGGTTGATCTACGCCGCCTTTGCCCTGCAGCTGCTGGTGCTCACCCGCCGGGTGGGCCGGTTCCGCTGGATCAACCTGGTGTTCCCCATCCCGGTGCTCTTCTTCCTGGGGGTGTTCGTGCTGGCGATCCTCAACCTGGAGCGGGGCCGGGTGCAGTGGAAGGGCCGGGTGTTCAGCACCCGCTCGCCATGA
- a CDS encoding triacylglycerol lipase, whose product MTATSAPPLVLVHGLLDTPAVFRGLKRELAGRREPLLIPALPLRLGRTPVLEAAELLGSHIEAAFGRQQPIDLLGFSIGGVIARCWIQLLGGHGRLRRFISVGSPQQGTLTAQPWPARLFRGIGDLQWGSALLERLNRDLDPLRRIECHSFYSGLDLVVLPGWRAVLPVGARTMLPVLTHPQLLRDRAALRPLAKELLRP is encoded by the coding sequence GTGACAGCGACCTCCGCTCCCCCCCTGGTGCTCGTGCACGGCCTGCTGGACACGCCCGCCGTGTTCCGGGGCCTGAAGCGGGAGCTGGCCGGGCGGCGGGAGCCGCTGCTGATCCCGGCCCTGCCGCTGCGGCTGGGCCGCACGCCGGTGCTGGAGGCCGCCGAGCTGCTCGGCAGCCACATCGAGGCCGCCTTCGGGCGTCAGCAGCCGATCGACCTGCTGGGTTTCTCGATCGGCGGGGTGATCGCCCGCTGCTGGATCCAGCTGCTCGGCGGCCACGGGCGCCTGCGCCGCTTCATCAGCGTGGGCAGCCCCCAGCAGGGCACGCTCACGGCCCAGCCCTGGCCGGCGCGGCTGTTCCGCGGCATCGGCGATCTGCAGTGGGGCAGCGCCCTGCTGGAACGGCTCAACCGGGATCTCGACCCCCTGCGCCGGATCGAGTGCCACAGCTTCTACTCCGGCCTCGATCTGGTGGTACTGCCGGGCTGGCGGGCGGTGCTGCCGGTGGGGGCGCGCACGATGCTGCCGGTGCTCACCCATCCCCAGCTGCTGCGCGACCGGGCGGCGCTGCGGCCGCTGGCGAAGGAGCTGCTGCGGCCCTGA
- a CDS encoding nuclear transport factor 2 family protein — protein sequence MTPKPPLPPFDRDSAILKARMAENAWNSRDPARVALAYSEDSVWRNRAEFIRGRDEIEAFLQRKWARELDYRLIKEVWAWQGNRIAVRFQYEWHDDAGNWFRAHGNENWEFDEEGLMRRREASINDVPIQESERRFHWPQGPRPDDHPGLTELGL from the coding sequence ATGACCCCGAAGCCGCCCCTGCCCCCGTTCGATCGCGACAGCGCCATCCTCAAGGCCCGCATGGCCGAGAACGCCTGGAATTCCCGCGATCCGGCCCGGGTGGCGCTGGCCTACAGCGAAGACAGCGTGTGGCGCAACCGGGCTGAATTTATCCGCGGCCGCGACGAGATCGAGGCCTTCCTGCAGCGCAAGTGGGCCAGGGAGCTCGACTACCGCCTGATCAAGGAGGTGTGGGCCTGGCAGGGCAACCGCATCGCCGTGCGCTTCCAGTACGAGTGGCATGACGATGCCGGCAACTGGTTCCGCGCCCACGGCAACGAGAACTGGGAGTTCGATGAGGAGGGCCTGATGCGCCGCCGCGAGGCCAGCATCAACGACGTGCCGATCCAGGAGAGCGAGCGCCGCTTCCACTGGCCCCAGGGGCCCAGGCCGGATGACCACCCCGGCCTCACCGAGCTGGGGCTCTGA
- a CDS encoding MSMEG_0570 family nitrogen starvation response protein yields MPEVQLTLQWPDGSRSRLYSPSTVILEHLPPGQQLTVAELEARGLAALAQASERVRARYGFACTRTDEEARKLQQSVAGFSAEQLVRIQAA; encoded by the coding sequence GTGCCCGAAGTCCAGCTCACCCTGCAGTGGCCGGATGGCTCCCGCTCCCGGCTCTATTCCCCCTCCACCGTGATCCTCGAGCACCTGCCCCCTGGGCAGCAGCTCACCGTGGCGGAGCTGGAGGCCCGTGGCCTGGCCGCCCTGGCGCAGGCCTCCGAGCGGGTGCGGGCCCGCTACGGCTTTGCCTGCACCCGCACCGACGAGGAGGCCCGCAAGCTGCAGCAGAGCGTGGCCGGCTTCAGCGCCGAGCAGCTGGTGCGGATCCAGGCGGCCTGA